The proteins below are encoded in one region of Anabaena sphaerica FACHB-251:
- a CDS encoding DUF4327 family protein, whose amino-acid sequence MDTVVKYDIEFIKERASRLVSKGLVQPQQPIYTLFKYILDGEWADFEHELEKNEYLLRDRIIDLIACKPQEED is encoded by the coding sequence ATGGATACTGTTGTTAAGTACGACATTGAATTTATCAAAGAAAGAGCAAGCCGACTTGTAAGCAAGGGACTTGTTCAACCTCAGCAGCCAATTTATACACTGTTTAAGTATATTCTTGATGGTGAATGGGCTGATTTTGAGCATGAACTAGAAAAAAACGAATATTTGCTCAGAGATAGAATTATTGACCTGATTGCTTGTAAACCACAGGAAGAAGATTAA
- a CDS encoding Spy/CpxP family protein refolding chaperone — MKSKTLSFIAAAFALTLTATPFVAQAQETTPSPQAGKEFAKKGPWKKLGLSDAQKARMQEIRSNTRAEIDKVLTTAQKEQLKAAMQEIQNQRSQGEGRGRGKKDIFASLNLTEAQKTRMREIKESSKQQMEAVLTPAQREQMKQMQQNWKSRRQQGSNNSL, encoded by the coding sequence ATGAAAAGTAAGACATTATCATTTATAGCTGCTGCTTTTGCTCTCACCTTAACCGCAACCCCTTTTGTAGCGCAAGCGCAAGAAACCACCCCTTCTCCTCAAGCAGGTAAAGAATTCGCAAAAAAAGGTCCTTGGAAAAAGTTAGGACTAAGTGATGCACAAAAAGCCAGAATGCAGGAAATTCGCAGCAATACCCGTGCAGAAATAGATAAAGTTCTGACTACAGCACAAAAAGAACAATTAAAAGCTGCAATGCAAGAAATTCAAAATCAACGTTCACAGGGTGAAGGTAGAGGAAGAGGGAAAAAAGATATTTTTGCTTCCTTGAATTTAACTGAAGCACAAAAAACTAGAATGCGGGAAATTAAGGAGTCATCAAAACAACAGATGGAAGCTGTCTTGACTCCAGCACAACGGGAACAAATGAAACAAATGCAGCAGAATTGGAAATCACGTCGTCAACAAGGTAGTAATAATTCTCTTTAG
- the gntT gene encoding guanitoxin biosynthesis MATE family efflux transporter GntT → MPDAVSTKYDFLPRFYRLATVSVLSNLMVPLAGLVDIAFLGHLADIRHLAGVILATILFDYLYRVLKFMRSSTNALTAQAAGLDEPKAVLLAGLRSGLIALSVGLVILLLQYPIQKFGFFVLSGSPAIEASGVDYFNGRIWGAPAVLLNFVLFGWFLGREMNGVVLLMSIVGNGSNVLLDYLMIVKWGWESMGAGLATALSQYLALGVGLVGVGLSIEWQVLPDALLGMFDWVALKDTFALKSNILIRYVAMISAYSIFTNLSAVLGTDVLAENGLLLQIAFLSQFAVQGVGVTTQTLTGNFKSKGNREQMIPLLTVSMVAGLAIALPFAFISMIFPEQVFGLLTNHPELNTNITKYTIWLLPVLLITAIAFILEGYFIGLKAGASLRNAVLLAFFVGFIPLAIAAWYFHNNHLLWATLVSYMTTIMVALAIQLPQTLNAQDVENHQPLANS, encoded by the coding sequence ATGCCTGATGCCGTCTCAACTAAATACGATTTTTTACCCCGATTTTATCGGCTTGCAACTGTAAGTGTGTTGTCTAATCTGATGGTTCCCCTGGCAGGGTTGGTAGATATTGCCTTTTTGGGACATTTGGCAGATATCCGTCACTTAGCTGGGGTGATTTTGGCAACTATTCTTTTTGACTACCTTTATCGGGTTTTAAAATTTATGCGGTCGAGTACCAATGCTCTGACTGCTCAAGCTGCGGGACTGGATGAACCAAAAGCTGTGCTATTGGCGGGATTACGCAGTGGTTTAATTGCCTTATCTGTAGGGTTAGTTATTCTACTGTTGCAATACCCTATACAGAAGTTTGGTTTTTTTGTTTTGAGTGGTTCTCCAGCAATTGAAGCTTCTGGAGTCGATTATTTCAACGGAAGAATTTGGGGCGCACCTGCTGTTTTGCTCAATTTTGTCCTCTTTGGTTGGTTTTTAGGACGGGAAATGAATGGTGTAGTGCTGCTGATGTCTATCGTTGGTAATGGTTCTAATGTGTTGCTTGACTATCTGATGATTGTTAAGTGGGGTTGGGAAAGCATGGGAGCCGGTTTAGCAACAGCTTTAAGTCAGTATTTGGCGCTAGGAGTTGGTTTGGTTGGGGTTGGTTTGAGTATCGAGTGGCAAGTGTTACCAGATGCGCTGTTAGGAATGTTTGATTGGGTAGCACTTAAAGATACTTTTGCTCTCAAGAGTAATATTTTGATTCGATATGTAGCGATGATTTCTGCCTACTCTATTTTTACTAATCTCAGTGCAGTGCTAGGAACAGATGTTTTAGCAGAAAATGGCTTGCTGCTGCAAATTGCTTTTTTGAGTCAGTTCGCAGTTCAAGGTGTGGGAGTGACAACGCAAACCCTGACTGGCAATTTTAAAAGTAAGGGCAATCGAGAACAGATGATCCCATTGCTAACTGTCTCTATGGTGGCAGGTTTGGCGATCGCTTTGCCCTTTGCTTTTATATCTATGATTTTTCCAGAGCAAGTTTTTGGGCTGTTGACTAATCACCCAGAGTTAAACACCAACATTACTAAGTATACAATCTGGCTGTTACCTGTTTTGCTAATTACAGCGATCGCTTTCATTCTCGAAGGTTACTTTATCGGTTTAAAGGCAGGTGCAAGCTTACGTAACGCTGTATTACTGGCTTTTTTCGTGGGTTTTATTCCCCTAGCGATCGCCGCTTGGTATTTCCACAACAACCACCTCTTATGGGCAACTCTTGTCTCTTACATGACAACTATCATGGTAGCATTGGCGATACAGCTACCCCAAACTTTGAATGCCCAAGACGTAGAAAATCACCAACCTCTAGCTAATTCTTAA
- a CDS encoding DUF4388 domain-containing protein: MTITGNFADFSLPELLQFLDQGKKTGILYIEFLAEEHDKKKKQVYYIWLHQGRIVSASDRLDQQGLTLMIAQRGWISERVISRVTQISSCFINSPLGLCLKSQGLLQPEQLKVLFNSQVLRPVCALFQVKDALFRFEPTPTLPLGEMTGLSMSATEVILIGLRALRDWNALEEKLPDPTSGLSGLMVKQPKLQLNAQEWQVWEFVNGQVSLQHIANQLTIPIATVQQIAFRLIVVGLAEEYFMVAATPTFTLEESISAPTPTITFPEPVPETVPASRPTAKSPEKSTEKPSVSQSFLKNLVGFLRSKTS; the protein is encoded by the coding sequence ATGACTATTACTGGTAACTTTGCAGATTTTTCCTTACCCGAACTACTTCAGTTTTTAGATCAAGGTAAAAAAACAGGTATACTTTACATTGAATTTTTAGCTGAAGAACATGATAAAAAGAAAAAGCAAGTTTATTATATCTGGTTACATCAAGGTCGTATAGTCAGCGCATCTGATCGATTAGATCAACAAGGCTTAACATTAATGATTGCTCAAAGGGGGTGGATCAGTGAGCGAGTAATATCCAGAGTAACTCAAATTTCCTCTTGTTTTATTAACTCACCACTGGGGCTATGCTTAAAGTCTCAGGGACTGTTGCAGCCAGAACAACTGAAAGTGCTATTTAATAGCCAAGTTTTGCGTCCAGTATGTGCCTTATTCCAAGTCAAGGACGCTCTATTTAGATTTGAGCCAACACCAACATTACCTCTAGGGGAAATGACTGGTTTGAGTATGTCCGCAACTGAGGTCATATTAATTGGTCTGCGTGCATTGCGAGATTGGAATGCTTTAGAAGAAAAACTTCCAGACCCAACTTCAGGTTTGTCAGGTTTGATGGTCAAACAGCCCAAACTACAGCTAAATGCTCAAGAATGGCAAGTGTGGGAATTTGTTAACGGGCAGGTTTCTTTACAGCATATTGCTAATCAACTGACAATACCTATAGCAACCGTACAACAAATTGCTTTCCGACTGATTGTAGTTGGTTTAGCAGAAGAGTATTTTATGGTTGCTGCTACACCCACTTTCACTCTGGAAGAATCTATTTCTGCGCCCACTCCCACAATCACTTTCCCAGAACCAGTACCGGAGACTGTACCTGCAAGTAGACCCACAGCAAAATCTCCAGAAAAGTCCACAGAAAAGCCATCTGTTAGCCAATCGTTTCTCAAAAATTTAGTAGGTTTTCTTCGTAGTAAAACCTCATAA
- a CDS encoding peroxiredoxin: MISRRTFITILFATCLSLISWLNFTPTANALGGKLPAINQPAPDFTLPTNTGDGKISLSDLRGQWVVLYFYPKDFTSGCTIEARRFQQDLPKYLKKNTQVIGVSADDIDSHAEFCDSEGLKFPLLADTNGAVSKAYGSWIGYVSMRHSFIIDPQGMIRETFVKVNPNIHSTEVLARLEKLQSADS, translated from the coding sequence ATGATTTCTCGTCGCACTTTTATCACTATTTTATTTGCCACCTGCTTATCCCTAATCAGTTGGTTGAACTTTACCCCCACTGCTAATGCTTTGGGTGGTAAACTACCTGCAATCAACCAACCAGCGCCTGATTTCACCTTACCCACCAACACAGGAGATGGCAAAATTTCCCTTTCTGATTTGCGTGGTCAGTGGGTAGTTTTGTATTTTTATCCCAAAGATTTTACATCTGGTTGCACTATCGAAGCGCGGCGTTTTCAACAAGACTTACCCAAATATCTGAAAAAAAACACTCAGGTTATTGGTGTGAGTGCGGATGATATTGATTCCCACGCGGAATTTTGTGATTCTGAAGGGCTAAAATTCCCCTTGTTAGCGGATACTAATGGTGCAGTCAGTAAAGCTTATGGTTCTTGGATTGGCTATGTATCTATGCGTCATAGTTTTATCATTGATCCACAGGGGATGATCCGGGAGACTTTTGTCAAGGTGAATCCCAATATTCACAGTACAGAAGTTTTAGCACGACTGGAAAAGTTACAGTCCGCTGATTCTTAG
- a CDS encoding sensor histidine kinase, which yields MSRPILINNHPFRFLLYLEWVLLGLSVLMVILPSPSPKFAASFPGLTICSLAFFGLMGLRLPTSNQVEKILYTASEVFLILITGFFGGRTARLFPFLYLILVTRSCLIFQLPGRLTVTFLSFIFFLMTLKTRLPPHKVGPVLQDKFRFFSFSLAVLFGLSLIFVLLLMNAVLSERESRDKLAHANEKLRQYALKIENQATLEERNRIAREIHDSLGHSLTALNLQLETALKLSKSDMPRAMTFLATAKELGTKALQDVRQSVSTMRSHPLQSQSLAEAIAILVEDFQRANGILPTCLISLEYPLPTEMSIPIYRIIQESFTNISKYAKATSVQLKLTTTNQAIKLIVKDNGKGFDIAQNTSGFGLQSMRDRTLALGGEFTINSAHGAGCHIIVTIPLTREKS from the coding sequence ATGTCTCGTCCTATCCTAATTAATAATCATCCATTTCGGTTTCTGCTTTATTTAGAATGGGTATTGCTGGGGCTTTCCGTATTAATGGTAATTTTGCCCTCACCATCACCAAAATTTGCTGCATCGTTTCCTGGGTTAACTATCTGTAGTTTAGCATTTTTTGGGTTGATGGGTTTAAGATTACCTACCAGTAATCAAGTTGAGAAAATTCTATATACAGCTAGTGAAGTATTTTTAATTTTAATTACGGGTTTTTTCGGCGGTAGAACAGCTAGATTATTTCCTTTTTTATACTTAATTTTGGTAACTCGCAGTTGCTTAATTTTTCAATTGCCAGGACGTTTAACAGTTACTTTTTTATCCTTTATTTTCTTTTTAATGACACTGAAGACTCGCTTGCCACCTCATAAAGTAGGACCAGTATTACAAGATAAATTTCGTTTTTTCAGTTTTAGTTTAGCAGTTTTATTTGGATTAAGTTTAATATTTGTTTTACTATTGATGAATGCCGTCTTATCTGAACGTGAAAGTCGAGATAAATTAGCTCATGCTAACGAAAAACTCCGTCAATATGCCCTGAAAATCGAAAATCAAGCTACCTTAGAAGAGCGCAACCGCATTGCTAGAGAAATTCATGATTCTCTAGGACATTCTCTTACTGCTTTAAATCTACAATTAGAAACCGCGTTAAAACTTTCTAAGTCTGATATGCCGAGAGCCATGACATTTTTAGCGACAGCTAAGGAACTGGGAACAAAAGCGTTACAGGATGTCCGTCAATCAGTTTCTACTATGCGATCACACCCTTTACAATCACAATCTTTAGCAGAGGCTATTGCTATCTTAGTAGAAGATTTTCAACGTGCCAATGGGATTTTACCAACTTGTCTAATTTCTCTAGAATATCCACTACCCACAGAAATGAGTATTCCCATTTACCGGATTATTCAAGAATCATTTACAAATATTTCTAAATATGCGAAAGCCACATCTGTACAACTAAAATTAACTACAACAAATCAGGCTATTAAATTAATAGTTAAAGATAATGGTAAAGGTTTTGATATCGCACAAAATACCAGCGGTTTTGGTTTGCAAAGTATGCGCGATCGCACTTTAGCTTTAGGTGGGGAATTTACTATTAATTCTGCTCATGGTGCAGGTTGTCATATTATAGTTACTATTCCTTTAACTAGGGAAAAATCATGA
- a CDS encoding protoglobin domain-containing protein: MTMEPTAFMTMMEKRIGLTSEDKSILNSNADWGKGIASTMADHFYTYLGRDEEMNAILNKTEGRIHRLHETYIKWFHEMFTGVDAWGESYANSRWHIGLVHVKIGIGPQHVVPAMAMVVHEVGKLSKVDAKSEELKDALGRICMIDLAFIEQAYVEVSSSAVLRETGWSEALFKRLIATGASSM; this comes from the coding sequence ATGACTATGGAACCTACCGCTTTTATGACCATGATGGAAAAAAGAATTGGTTTAACTTCTGAAGATAAATCTATTCTGAATTCCAATGCGGATTGGGGGAAAGGAATTGCTTCAACCATGGCAGATCACTTCTATACTTACTTAGGACGTGATGAAGAAATGAATGCAATTTTAAATAAAACCGAAGGACGAATTCATCGGTTACATGAAACATACATTAAATGGTTTCATGAAATGTTTACAGGAGTCGATGCTTGGGGTGAATCTTATGCTAACAGTCGTTGGCATATTGGGCTTGTTCATGTCAAGATTGGAATTGGACCTCAACACGTAGTCCCAGCGATGGCAATGGTCGTTCATGAAGTTGGTAAACTCTCAAAAGTTGATGCCAAATCAGAAGAATTAAAAGACGCATTGGGTAGAATTTGTATGATTGATCTAGCTTTTATTGAGCAAGCTTATGTAGAAGTTTCCTCATCTGCGGTGCTTAGAGAAACTGGTTGGTCAGAAGCCTTATTCAAACGTCTTATTGCTACTGGTGCATCCTCTATGTAA
- a CDS encoding circadian clock KaiB family protein produces the protein MEQLNQNHLPGSEIWLLRLYIAGQTPKSLTAFANLKKICEQNLQGQYQIEVVDLIQHPHLARQDQILAVPTLIRKLPPPIKQIIGDLSNTEKVLLGLAIQPLN, from the coding sequence ATGGAACAGTTAAATCAAAATCATCTGCCAGGCTCAGAGATTTGGCTATTACGGCTTTATATTGCTGGACAAACACCCAAATCATTGACTGCATTTGCTAACTTAAAGAAAATTTGTGAACAAAACCTCCAGGGTCAATATCAAATTGAAGTAGTTGATTTGATTCAACATCCTCATCTGGCTCGACAAGATCAAATTCTGGCAGTTCCGACTTTAATTCGTAAATTACCCCCTCCTATTAAGCAAATTATTGGAGATTTATCTAATACAGAAAAAGTATTGCTTGGTTTAGCCATTCAACCACTGAATTAG
- the sipA gene encoding regulatory protein SipA: MSQEFPMGSKVRVVALPPYVKTADPMPMLRPPEVISIGEEGIVIDRRPGGYWGVRFTRGTFLIDSQYIESTENPPASQPDPE, encoded by the coding sequence ATGTCTCAAGAATTCCCCATGGGTAGTAAAGTCCGTGTTGTTGCCTTACCACCATACGTCAAAACTGCTGACCCCATGCCCATGTTACGTCCGCCTGAAGTGATTAGCATTGGTGAAGAAGGTATAGTTATTGACCGTCGCCCCGGTGGATATTGGGGTGTACGCTTTACTAGAGGTACTTTCCTCATCGATAGCCAATACATCGAAAGTACAGAAAATCCGCCTGCATCTCAGCCTGATCCAGAATAG
- a CDS encoding polyphosphate kinase 2 family protein yields MNHDPFIVYPGAKISLINDYDPSYKAEFHEEAEAKIKLKAGIKELANYQNILYAQNTYALLIIFQAMDAAGKDSTIKHVMSGVNPQGCQVFSFKAPSDEELDHDYLWRSMKALPERGRIGIFNRSYYEELLVVRVHPEILEKQKLHYIGDGNQIWQQRFEEINNFEKYLVNNGIIVLKFFLNVSKKEQKKRFLDRIESPEKNWKFSANDVRERAFWDDYMMAYEDVFNHTSTEWSPWHIIPADRKWFTRLVVSEIICAKLRELNLQYPIVSEEYKQKLLEAKKMLESEID; encoded by the coding sequence ATGAATCATGATCCTTTTATTGTTTATCCTGGGGCTAAGATTTCTTTAATAAATGATTATGACCCAAGTTATAAAGCTGAATTTCATGAAGAAGCGGAGGCGAAAATAAAATTAAAGGCAGGTATTAAAGAATTAGCTAATTATCAAAATATTCTCTATGCTCAAAATACTTATGCTTTGCTGATTATTTTTCAAGCGATGGATGCTGCTGGCAAAGATAGCACTATTAAACACGTGATGTCTGGGGTAAATCCTCAAGGATGTCAGGTTTTTAGTTTCAAAGCACCCAGTGATGAAGAATTAGATCATGATTACCTGTGGCGCTCGATGAAGGCTTTACCAGAACGGGGGAGAATTGGTATATTTAACCGTTCATATTATGAAGAATTACTGGTGGTGCGCGTACATCCAGAAATTCTGGAAAAACAAAAACTTCACTATATTGGTGATGGTAATCAAATATGGCAGCAGCGTTTTGAGGAAATTAATAATTTTGAAAAATATTTGGTAAATAATGGGATTATTGTTCTCAAGTTTTTTCTCAATGTCTCGAAAAAAGAACAGAAAAAACGTTTTTTAGACAGAATTGAATCACCTGAAAAAAATTGGAAATTTTCGGCTAACGATGTGCGAGAACGTGCATTTTGGGATGATTACATGATGGCTTATGAGGATGTTTTTAACCACACTAGCACGGAATGGTCTCCTTGGCATATTATTCCTGCTGATCGCAAGTGGTTTACACGTTTGGTTGTCTCGGAAATTATCTGCGCTAAATTAAGAGAATTAAATTTACAATATCCTATTGTTAGTGAAGAGTATAAGCAGAAGCTTTTAGAAGCTAAAAAAATGCTAGAAAGTGAAATTGACTAA
- a CDS encoding roadblock/LC7 domain-containing protein has translation MAINTEKLSMILQNFVASTADVQGAALVTPDGLSLGASLPGGMDEERVSAMSASMLSLGERIGVELARGTIERIFVEGKKGFGILTGCGEDAVFLVLASESAKQGVLMLEIKRVLTELKLVLA, from the coding sequence ATGGCCATCAATACAGAAAAACTGAGCATGATTTTACAAAACTTTGTAGCATCTACAGCTGATGTTCAAGGAGCAGCACTTGTCACCCCAGATGGTCTATCTTTAGGTGCAAGTTTGCCTGGTGGAATGGACGAAGAAAGGGTATCAGCAATGTCGGCATCCATGCTATCTTTGGGTGAAAGAATTGGGGTTGAGTTAGCTAGAGGTACAATTGAGCGCATCTTTGTAGAAGGTAAAAAAGGCTTTGGTATTTTAACTGGTTGCGGTGAAGATGCAGTATTCCTAGTTTTGGCTAGTGAATCTGCTAAACAGGGTGTATTAATGCTAGAAATTAAACGTGTTCTTACAGAACTCAAACTAGTTTTGGCCTAA
- a CDS encoding response regulator, which produces MIKVLLVDDQGLIRQGLKALLELETDLEIVGEAENGEVAINLVEQLHPDVVLMDIRMPIMDGVAATREIQTRFPTTKVLVLTTFDDDEYVKAALQNGAMGYLLKDTPSEELAVAIRAVDKGYSQLGPGIVTKLLTQFPPTARNPTPSVPPNLTELTPREKEVLYLIATGASNREIAQELYISEGTVKNHVTNILSRLNLRDRTQAAILANTFLSHLEPHT; this is translated from the coding sequence ATGATTAAAGTTTTACTGGTAGATGACCAAGGTTTAATTCGTCAAGGTTTAAAAGCATTATTAGAATTAGAAACAGATTTAGAAATAGTTGGAGAAGCCGAAAATGGAGAAGTTGCGATTAATTTAGTGGAACAATTACACCCAGATGTAGTTCTGATGGATATCAGAATGCCCATCATGGATGGAGTTGCAGCAACCAGAGAAATTCAAACCCGCTTTCCGACTACAAAAGTTTTAGTATTGACAACTTTTGATGATGATGAATATGTCAAAGCCGCATTACAGAATGGAGCAATGGGTTATTTACTTAAAGATACACCGTCAGAAGAGTTAGCTGTTGCTATTCGCGCTGTTGATAAAGGATATTCTCAACTAGGGCCAGGAATAGTCACAAAACTTTTAACTCAGTTTCCACCTACAGCACGCAACCCAACACCATCCGTACCACCAAATTTAACCGAATTAACACCTAGAGAGAAAGAGGTTCTATACTTAATTGCTACAGGTGCTAGTAACCGTGAAATTGCTCAGGAACTCTACATTTCTGAAGGAACAGTCAAAAATCATGTTACTAACATTTTAAGTAGACTTAATTTGCGCGATCGCACCCAAGCAGCTATTCTTGCTAATACATTTTTATCCCACTTAGAGCCACATACTTAA
- a CDS encoding GTP-binding protein — MEIMRLIVTGSVGAGKSTFIRSVSEIEVVDTDTRATDETALLKQRTTVAFDFGRLQFGPEMALHLYGTPGQSRFDFMWDILIRKAHAYIVLIAAHRAREFRYARKIINFMQDRVEIPMIIGLTHTDCAGAWSEEDVYLAIGYVDEAERPPMVRVNPNERDSVAEAVIVLVQHLMESCPV, encoded by the coding sequence ATGGAGATTATGCGCTTAATTGTCACGGGATCTGTAGGTGCGGGTAAGTCCACTTTTATCCGATCTGTCAGTGAAATTGAAGTAGTAGATACAGATACCCGTGCCACTGATGAAACCGCATTACTGAAACAAAGAACGACTGTTGCCTTTGACTTTGGTCGTCTGCAATTTGGTCCTGAGATGGCTCTACACCTTTATGGTACACCTGGACAGTCTCGCTTTGATTTCATGTGGGATATTTTGATTCGCAAAGCTCATGCTTATATCGTACTCATAGCCGCACATAGAGCCAGAGAATTTCGTTATGCACGTAAAATCATTAACTTCATGCAAGACCGGGTTGAGATTCCCATGATTATTGGTTTAACACATACCGATTGTGCTGGAGCTTGGTCTGAAGAAGATGTGTACCTTGCTATTGGATATGTTGATGAGGCTGAACGACCTCCTATGGTTAGAGTCAACCCCAATGAAAGAGACTCTGTAGCTGAAGCAGTCATTGTCTTAGTGCAGCATTTGATGGAAAGTTGTCCAGTTTAA
- a CDS encoding CheR family methyltransferase gives MNSSEKNHNFENLLIHVRQNRGFDFTGYKRSTLLRRVNKRLQSLSIDNFNDYVDYLEVHPEEFNYLFNTILINVTDFFRDASTWEYLGNKVIPNIIKRKKNSEQIRIWSAGCASGEEAYTIAILLAEALGAEDFRQRVKIYATDIDEEALNQARQAVYLAKDLDTVPTELRDKYFDLVGNNYIFRQDLRRCVIFGRHNLFLDAPISRLDLLVCRNTLMYFNSEVQGRIMARFHFALNDTGYLFLGKAEMLLMYSNLFTSVDLKNRIFTKISSPNIRDRLLEIPDSPEDDSSRGLSKHIRLRELAFDAVPVAEIVINIDGVLVMLNEPARTLFGLSKRDLDRPFQDLELSYRPIELRSLIERAYKERRPINITNVERYVSNSEKQYLDVRITPLEDDNFSLLGVSITFNDVTRYIQLQEALQRSQQDLETTNEELQSTNEELETTNEELQSTNEELETTNEELQSTNQELETMNEELQSANEELQTINYELSDRTLEINRSNIFITSILKSLQTGMLVIDKNFNILIWHHLVEDLWGLRNDEVINKSLFILDIGLPVEDLRSPICEILAGKTDFQEMILDTTNRRGRQIKCYVALTPLIDKKIEGVVLIMADVDKIRSMISHQ, from the coding sequence ATGAATTCCTCAGAAAAAAACCACAACTTTGAAAATCTCCTAATTCATGTCAGACAAAATCGGGGTTTTGATTTCACTGGCTATAAGCGTTCAACTTTGCTGCGTAGAGTAAATAAGCGCCTACAATCACTAAGCATAGATAACTTTAATGATTATGTAGACTATCTAGAAGTTCACCCAGAAGAATTTAATTATTTGTTCAATACTATTTTGATTAATGTAACTGATTTTTTTCGAGATGCTTCTACTTGGGAATATTTAGGAAATAAAGTCATTCCTAATATCATTAAAAGGAAAAAGAATAGTGAGCAGATTCGTATTTGGTCTGCTGGTTGTGCATCTGGAGAAGAAGCTTATACTATAGCAATACTGTTGGCTGAAGCATTGGGAGCAGAAGATTTTCGTCAGCGAGTCAAAATTTATGCTACAGATATTGATGAAGAGGCTCTCAACCAAGCTCGTCAAGCTGTATATTTAGCCAAAGATCTCGATACTGTACCCACGGAACTACGGGATAAATATTTTGATTTAGTGGGGAATAATTATATATTCCGTCAAGACTTGCGTCGTTGTGTGATTTTTGGTCGTCATAATTTATTTCTAGATGCGCCGATTTCTCGGTTAGATTTGCTGGTGTGTCGCAACACGTTGATGTATTTCAATTCTGAGGTTCAAGGGCGAATAATGGCTCGTTTTCATTTTGCCTTGAATGATACTGGCTATCTGTTTTTAGGTAAAGCAGAGATGCTGTTGATGTATTCCAATTTATTCACCTCTGTAGACTTGAAAAACCGGATCTTTACTAAGATATCATCACCAAATATACGCGATCGCCTCTTGGAGATTCCAGATTCACCAGAAGATGACTCTAGCCGTGGTTTATCTAAACACATTCGACTGCGAGAGTTAGCCTTTGATGCAGTCCCAGTGGCAGAAATAGTCATTAATATTGATGGTGTATTAGTGATGCTTAACGAGCCAGCCCGCACTTTGTTTGGTCTTTCAAAGAGGGATTTAGATCGTCCATTTCAGGATTTGGAACTTTCCTATCGACCCATAGAGTTGCGATCGCTGATTGAAAGAGCATATAAAGAACGCCGTCCCATCAATATCACAAATGTAGAACGCTATGTATCTAACTCAGAAAAGCAATATTTGGATGTGCGGATTACACCTCTGGAAGACGATAATTTCAGCTTATTAGGTGTCAGCATCACCTTTAATGATGTCACCCGTTATATTCAACTTCAAGAAGCACTGCAACGTTCTCAGCAAGATTTAGAAACCACCAACGAAGAACTTCAGTCTACTAATGAAGAATTAGAAACCACTAACGAAGAACTTCAGTCTACTAATGAAGAATTAGAAACTACTAACGAAGAACTCCAGTCTACCAATCAAGAACTGGAAACAATGAATGAAGAACTACAATCTGCCAATGAGGAATTACAGACAATCAATTATGAGTTAAGCGATCGCACGTTAGAAATTAACCGTAGCAATATTTTTATCACTTCCATTCTCAAAAGTTTGCAAACAGGAATGCTTGTCATTGACAAAAATTTTAACATTTTAATTTGGCATCATTTAGTAGAAGATTTATGGGGCTTACGGAATGATGAAGTTATAAATAAGTCTCTGTTTATCTTAGATATTGGGTTGCCTGTGGAAGATTTGCGATCGCCAATCTGCGAAATCCTAGCAGGTAAAACAGATTTCCAAGAAATGATTTTAGACACTACTAATCGCCGTGGCAGACAAATCAAATGTTATGTCGCTCTCACTCCCCTAATCGACAAAAAAATAGAAGGAGTCGTATTGATTATGGCAGATGTAGATAAAATCAGAAGTATGATTTCTCATCAATAA